The Gemmatimonas sp. genome contains the following window.
GCGTCTTTGGGCTGCAGGTGTCCGGCCTTGTAGTACGCCATGGCGCCGACGGCGGCGCCTAATGGGAGCACGAGGGCCGCGAGTGATGTGCCGGCGGCCTGCTGCGGCGGCATCTTGGCGAGGTAGATCAGCGCGGGCACAATCACGATGCCGCCGCCGATTCCGAAGATGCCGGAGAGGACGCCGGCACCGACGCCGATGGCGATCAGGAGGAGGATCATGCACCAAGGATAGCACCTATATTTGGGCTATGCTTTCTGAATCCTCCGTAGCCTTTCTAAAGCGCCTGCTCGACACGCCCGGTCCGTCGGGCTTCGAAGGCGCACCGGCGCGCGTCTGGCGTGCCGAAGCCGCCACGTTCTCCTCCGTGAAGGCCGATGTCGTCGGCAACAGCCTCGCGACCGTCGAGGGCAGCGGTGGCCCCACGATCCTGCTGGCCGGTCATATCGACGAGATCGGTGTGATCGTGACCTACATCGACGAGAACGGCTACCTCTACTTCGAGCCGATCGGTGGATGGGATCCGCAGGTGCTGGTGGGTCAGCGCATGCGCTTCCTCGGTCGCCACGGCGACGTGTTCGGCGTGATTGGCAAGAAGCCGATTCACCTCATGAAGCCGGACGAGCGCGAAAAGGCGTCGAAGATCACCGACTTGTGGGTCGATATCGGCGTCAAGAACAAGGCCGAAGCGATGGAGCATCTGGAGATCGGCGACGCCGGCGTGATCGATGCGCGCGTGATGGAGATGCCGAACAATCGCATTGTGTCGCGCGCCATCGACGACCGCATCGGCGCGTTCGTGGTGCTCGAAGCGCTGCGTCGCTACGCCGCCAAGCCGGGCGCCGCCCGCGTGATCGCGGCCGCCACGGCGCAGGAAGAAATCGGCTACGCCGGCGGCGGTGCACGCGTGGCCGCCCAGCAGCTCGACGCCGCCATGGCGATCGCGGTGGACGTCACGTTCGCCACCGATCATCCGGGCGTGGAGAAGAAGGAACTCGGCGAACACAACGTGGGCGGTGGACCGGTACTCACCCGCGGGTCGATCGTACACCCGGTGGTGTTCCGCCTACTGGCCGACACGGCCAAGAAGCTCGAGATCCCGTACTCGGTGCACGCGGCGGGCCGCTTCACGAGCACGGACGCCGACGGCATCCACCTCACGCGCGATGGCGTAGCCACGGCCCTGCTCTCGATCCCCAACCGCTACATGCATTCGCCCAACGAACTCGTGTCGCTCGACGACCTGGATCGGGCGGCGGATTTGATCGCGGAAGCTTGTCGGGCTGTTACGGCGGACACTGACTTTACTGCGCGGTAGGGGTTGAGGGTTGGGTGTGCTGGCGGAGCCGTCCGCGATGCTGGCCCCTTAGCCGAGTAGAGATCCGAGTCGCCGAGCATTTTTCTCGACCCGGCGCGGGGCGCCGAGTCTCGAAAAACGAGTCGGCTTTCGGACTCTCTCGGCTGCGGTGCCAGCGGCGCGGACTGGTGTCGTGCGAACCAAAGCGCGTGGCGCCGGAAAGATGGAGTGAGGCTGCGTGGTTCCCGTGTGGCCTCGTGCGGGGCGATCGGCGGTGACGCGGAAGACGGTCGCCGGGCGACTGTCGTTTGCGTTGGGGGCGGTAATCACACCACAGCAAACAGCGCCTCGCACGGTTCCCTGCTGCGAGGGGAGGCCGAGAGTCCCCGGCCGACGACTCGTTTCCTCGAAGGTCGGCGCGCAGCGACGGCCGAGAGGAAATGCTCGGCGGCCGGGGATCTCCTCGGCCGCCCCGAAGCCTGCGCCGACCGAAGCGCAGTTTCAGCAGTTCAAGCGATAGTAGCCCGCAACCGAACGACAGCCGCCGCCACTTCGGGGTCAGCGTCACCAGCGAGTGAATCGATGGCGCCCATCACGGCGTACCCGCGTGCGCGAACGAGGGCCTCGAGGGCCGCAATGCGAATCCACGCGTCGCGATTGGTCTGACGTTCGCCCGGCTCCGCCGCGGCCGCTGGCTGCGCGATGCGCAGCAGTCGCTGAATCGCGTCGGCGCTGCCCAGCTTGCCGAGTGAGGCGAGCATTTCGAGCGCCACGTCTTCATCGCGCTCCTTGTCGAGCGCAGCGGCCAGTCGAGCGGCGGGCGGGCGCACGCCACCACCGCCGATGCCTGGCAGGCCGTACGCAGCGGCGGCGATGCGGCGCACTTCGGGATGTTGGTCTTCGATCACGCCGTGCAAGCCGTGCATCGCCTTGGCCGTACCGAGTCGCATGAGGGCGCGGGCGGCGGCGATACGGATGCGATCGTCGTCGTGTGTGAGCAGCGGCAGCATGGCCACGTCGGCCTGTTCAACGCCCATTTCACCCAGCAGCGCGACGGCGTTGCGCACTACGAACCAGCGATTGTCGCGCACGAGATCGAACAGCATCGTGGCATGGAGATCGAGCGCGACGATACTGTCGAAGTAGGCGCGTCGGGCCTGGCTTTCCTGCGAACTCATGAGCTCCTGCACCAGCACTTCGACGGTAGCGTCACCGGCGCGAGCCATGAGTTCGAGCGTGATCGTCCGCTCGGGCGTGTAGGGCACGCGGGTGGCCAGCAGGCGCAACGAGGTGCGGTGTAGCAGCCGTCGCATGATGCGTTCGCCGCCCAGTCGCCCACCACCGCCGCCGACCGTGTGTACGTGTTGCATCGTGGCGCGCGCGATCGATTCGATGGTGAGTGCGTCACCGCGAAATTCGGCGCCGTCGATAAGCTCGACGAGCAGATCACTGGCGGCCAGGGCGGCGTCGTCGGTGCGGGCGGCGGCCAGTCGCGAAAGGGCGTTCGCAACGGCGCTGCCGCCGACCGTGCTGGTCCCGATCCCGCTGTCGTCGATCACGCCGGGGCTGGAGGGCGTGATGCGGGGCATCGGATCGGCGCCGGGCTGCAGCGGCGTGACGAGCACACTCCACGAGCGCAGCAACTCGCGGGGCTGCTCGTCGCTCGTGACCGCGCGCGTGATGGTGGTGGGCGTGTCTCCCGACAGCGGGCGGGCGTCTTCACCGGTACGGAACGGTTGCGCCAACAGCGAGGCGAGCGTGAGCAGTTCACCGGGCGCGGCACCCTGACGCACGGTGATCGACCCGATGCCGAGGGTGAGGGAGCGGCGGAGCAATCCGCCGAGCAGCGGATCGTCGGCGGCGAGGCGACGCTCGATGGGCACGCCCTCGAGCACGAGCTGCCCGTCGATGATGCGGCACAGCAGGGCCCCGTCGCGGGACCGCGCGGTGAGCTGGCGGAGGGCATCGCGCACCAACGGCTGCATGACGAGCTCAGCGTCGATCTCGCGCGTCTTTTCGGGCGGGCGCAGGGCCTGCACCGTGACCACCCGATCGATCAGCAGCGCGAGGGCCCGAAGTACCGCGCGGGACGAACGGCCGTCGGGCACTGCACGCTGCATGCCGCTGTCGGTCGAGCTCGCACCAGGAGTGCTGCGTCGGTAGCCAAGGGGACCCATGCGCGAGAAGTTACGAAGCGGGCCGGTCGATGGCGATAGCGCGCGCGCCTTATCTTCCGGACATGGGACACCACGATCTTTCCGCCACGCCGTCGGACACGGCCATGTCGGACAATTCCATGTCGGACAATTCCATGACCGATGGTGTGACGCAGACCACCGAGTTGCCGCTCTATTGGCGGGCCGATGGGCCGCCGGGCGCGCCGCCGCTGTTGTTGTTGCACGGTGGCCCGGGCGCGCATCATGACTATCTGTATCCGCAGATGCGGTCGCTGTCGGATACGTATCGCGTGATCACGTATGATCAGCGTGGTGGGGGCAAATCCAAGACAGACGATCCGACGCCGATCACGTGGCAGACGCAGGTGCGGGATCTCGCCCAAATCGTCACGGAGTTCGGCCTTATGCCGCCCACGATCGTGGGCTACTCGTGGGGTGCGCTGCTCGCGATGCTCTACGCGATACAGTGTGCGAAGGACGGCGATGCGCGTCTCGCTCCGGCACGTCTCGTGCTGGTGTCGCCGGCGCCGATCACCCGTGCCTGGCGCGACGAGTTCGAAGCGTCGCTCTCCGCGCGCGGGCGAAGTGCAACGATACTGGCGATGCGCGAGGAACTCGCGGCCTCGGGCCTGCGTGAGCGGGATCCGGCCGCGTATCGCCAGCGTGGGTTCGAGTTGAGCGTGGCCGGATATTTCGCCGACCCGTCACGTTCTCGTGCACTCACGCCCTTTCGCGTCACGGGTCGTGTGCAGCAGTCGGTGTGGGAGAGCTTGGGTGAATTCGACATCAGGGACGAGTTACGTGCCGTGCACTGCCCGACGCTCGTCATCCATGGTCGACAGGATCCTATTCCGCTCGAGTCGGCTGCCGCCGTTGCGCAGTCGTTGAGCGCCGAGTTCATCGCGTTGGACGACTGCGGGCATGTGCCCTACGTCGAACAGCCGGAACTCTTATTTGCCGCCATACGTCGATTCCTCGCTGAGAGCCATGGTTCCCTTCGGTCCGGTCACGCACACTCCACTCACCACGATTCACGTTGATGGCCGCGAGGTGCGCGTGACGTTGCACACGGCGCACGACGGCATCGAACTGGTGGGACGCCTGTTCTTCGCCGAACCGGGATGGGCGAACAACGGCATCCCCGATCGCGGCGTCCTGCCCGGCCGCACCCTGCACGACGTGGAGCTGCTGGCTCGCGATCTGCGCCCGGAGGAGCTGACGCAGCGCTGCCGCCGCGCGAACGCCGAGAAGCGGCGCTTCCACGGCCTGCGCCAGCTCACGCTGGAGCTGCTGTCAAAGGTGCGCTACATGAACCAGGTCGCGGTGAGCGTACGGACGGGGCTGCTGGACAGTGAGGCGGCCAGTCAGGAGTTGGACCTGACGGAGGAGCAGATGGGGCAGTTGGTGAAGCAGGTAAGGCATTTGGCGGGGATTGAGGGATAGGAACAGCAAACTCCCTAGGTAGCAGGGGGGTATCAGGACGGAGGAAGCAGGAGGTGCGCGGTTCACCTCCTTCCTGCCCCCTGATACCCTCCCCCCTGCTCACTAGGGAGTTAGGAGTTCTTGTCCCGCGAACCACGCTAGATTTCCTGCATGGATTGCCGCTCCGCCGCCTTCGCCCTGACGCAGATCGCTACGCTCCTCGAGTTGCACGACGAGGATCGGTTTTCGGTGCGAGCGATGCAGACCGCCGCACGAGTCGTGGCATCGCATGGTGAGACGGATCTCGGTCAGGCGATGGCGCGCGACTTGGCGGCGGAGGATGTGATTGCGCCGGCGGCCATCGAGGTGCTGCGTGATCTCGCGATGAGCAACGGCTCGGCCCTGCTGGAGCGACTCCAGGAAGAGACGCCCGAGGGCTTGCTGGAGATGTTGCGCGTGCCCGGGTTGGGGCCGTCGCGCATCCGCTCCATCCACGACGGCCTGCACATCGACTCGCTGCTGGATCTCGAATTGGCGGCGCGCGATGGACGGCTGGCCGAGTTGCCGAAGTTCGGCGCCAAGACGGCGGAGAAGATCCTCAAGGGCATCGCCGATTTGCGCGCGACCGGCGCCTACGTGCTCTGGCAACATGGTCGTGCCGAGGCCGAGCGGATTGCCGAGGCGATTCGCGCCAATCCGGACGTGTTGCGGCTCGAGATCGCGGGCTCGATCCGTCGCCGTATGGAGATCGTGCGTGACGTGGACGTGGTGTGCGCGGTACGGGGCAGCCCCAGCGTGGTGGCCGCATCGTTCGCGCAGCTGCGTGGGGTGAAGGAAGTGCTGGGCGGCGGTGGCCGCACGCTGTCGCTGCGCCTGGAAGACGGTGTGCGCGTGGACGTGCACTGCGTGCGTCCGGAACAGTTCGCGCTGGCGCTCTGGCGCGCCACGGGCAGCAGCGCGCACGTAAAGCAGATCACCGAGCGCGCGGCAGGGCTGGGCTTTGTGCTGGCGGGCGACGAACTGCGCGATCGTGACGGCGCACTGGTGTCGATTCCCGACGAGCCCGCGCTGTATGCGCGACTGGGCTTGGCGTACGTGGTGCCCGAACAGCGCGAAGCGATGGGCGAGGTGGAGGCCGCTGCACGCGGCCCGTTCCCCACGCTGATCACCGAGGCGGACTTGGTGGGTGCCCTGCACTGTCATTCGCAGTACAGCGACGGCGGCGCCACTATCAGCGACATGGCCAACGCGGCGCGGGCGCGTGGACTGCGCTATCTGGGCGTCTCGGATCACTCGCAGTCGAACACCTACGCCGGTGGCCTGGCACGCGATGCAATTCTGCGACAGCACGATGAGATCGATGCGCTGAATGCGCACTATGTGGCGCAGGGAATCGGGTTCCGCGTGCTCAAGGGCATCGAGGCGGACATCCTGCCCTGCGGTCGCGTGGACTACGATGCGGCGTTTCTCGATCGCTTCGACTTCGTGATCGGGTCGGTGCACTCGCGCTACGGCATGAACGAGCGGCAGATGACGGACCGCGTGCTCAAGGCCCTCGACGATCCGCATCTCACGATCCTCGGCCATCCCACCGGCCGCCTGCTGCTCACGCGCGAACCGTACGCGATCGACATCGCGGCGATCATCGAGAAGGCCGGCGCCGTAGGCGTGGCGGTGGAGCTCAACGCTGATCCGCACCGTCTCGACATCGACTGGCGGGCGTGCCGCATAGCGCAGGAGAAGGGCGCGCTGGTGAGCATCGGCCCCGACGCCCATTCCCCGCAAGGGTTCGAGCACCTCGAACTCGGCATCGCGAGCGCACGGAAAGGCTGGCTCACACCGGCCAACGTGCTGAACACGCGTACCGCCGACGAAGTGTTGGCGTTCGCACGCGCGCGCCGTGGAGGCGTGGCCTCGACGTTGCCGCCGCTACGTGTGATGCAGGGCTGATGGCGGCACGCAAGACCACGAAGACTTACGGGCAGAAGCCGTCGCAGCGCGCGGCGCTGGTCTCGCGGTCACCGAAAACGAAAGCGAACAAGTTGGCTATCGCCACGGTCGTGCTGGAGCGCCTGAAGGCCGAGTATCCTGATGCGCATTGCGAACTGGACTATCGCAATCCGTTCGAGCTGTTATGCGCCACAATTCTCTCGGCGCAGTGCACGGATGTGCGCGTGAACATGGTCACGCCGGTGCTGTTTGCGCGCTATCCGAATGCCGAGTCGCTGAGTGTCGCGCGGCAAGAGGACGTGGAGGAGATCGTGCGCACCACCGGGTTCTTTCGCGCGAAAGCGAAGAGCCTGATCGGCATGGGCACGATGCTGGTGGACCGTTTTGGTGGCGAGGTACCGCGCACGGTGGCCGAGCTGGTGCCGCTACCAGGGGTTGGGCGCAAGACGGCGAATGTGGTGCTGGGCAATGCGTTCGGCATCAACGAGGGCATCGTGGTAGACACGCACGTGCAACGGCTGGCGCGACGCTTGGGGCTCACGCGTGAAGCCGACCCGATCGGGATTGAAAAGGCGCTGATGCCGCTGTTTCCACGAGAGGACTGGGCGCTGCTCAGCCACTTGTTGATTTGGCACGGACGACGGCGGTGCTTCGCGCGGAAACCAGAATGCGCGGCGTGCGTGGTGAGAGAGGTCTGTCCGAGTTGCGAGGCTGTTTGAACGGCTAGGGACGCTAAGAGTCAACAGCGCTAAGAGTAAACGGCGAAACTGGCTTTGGGCGGTGGGCTTGACCGGCGAGCATTCCGACGAGGGCAGCGGCCACGATCGTGGCATGGCCGAACGTATTGCGGGTGCTTACGCCGCTACGAGCTGCGTCAACGAGAGCAGATTCCCGTCAGGATCCTTGAACCACGCGACACGCGCTCCCCCGGGTGCCGTCCACACGCCGTCGGCATCCTGCTCCATGAAGCCGAAGCGCTCGAACTCCACCCCTCGTGCGCGCAACGCAGCAATAGTGGTCGTCGCGTCGTCAACGTGCCATCCGAGCGACGTGAAGGGATGCGGCGAGAACTCACGAATCTTCTGCAGTCGCAGAGGCACGCCCGCGAGATCGAACACCAGCGCGAACGGATCGTCGGAGATCAGCCGCAACCCCAACACATCGCCGTAGAATACCTGTGCGCGCTCGACGTCCGTGATCGCGAGAAATGCCACCGGTTGTGTACTTCCGAGCATCACTCCTCCGTTCACGCCGTTAGCTGTTGGCGCCGTTTGCCGTTCACGCCGTTAACTCTTAGCGCCCCTACTTTTTAGCGCCGTTACTTTTTAGCGCAGTCAACTCTTAGCGCAGCTCATCTGTTGAGTTTCACCACATCGCCAGCACGAAGTACCTCCACCCCGTCACCCCATTCACGATCGTCACTCCGGCCGCGCTCGTCCCGACGCCCGTCACGCCGCAGTACACGTCTTCGTTCGTGACCGGCGTTTGCGTCACCGACAGCCACGTGCGGCCATCGATGCTGATCCAGCAGGCCACGAACGGCAGCTTGTTGTTCGCCACCGCAGCCGCCGGTAACGGCATCACGAAGGTGCCGCTCAAACTGAAAATGCCGCTGCTCTCGATGCGATTCACGACGCCTGAGGGTCCCTGAGGCCCCGCCGGTCCCGTGGCGCCCGTTGCTCCAGTGGCACCAGTGGCGCCGGGCGTACCGGGAGCGCCCGGCGTACCGGTCGGACCCGCAGGCCCCGTTGGCCCTGCCGGTCCTTCCGGGCCCGTGCACGCCGCGAGCACCAGCAGCGACGCCGTGGTGATCAGCGTAGTCACGCGCGAGCGAACGGCAACGAGCAGCGAAGCGGTCACTTGGTCACTCCACGAAAGCGTGGTGTATAGTCGGGGAAGATCGCCGACAGATTGCGGTTGTTGAGACGGTTCTGCACCACTTCAGCGAGCACGTCACGCATGTCGATCGTGACCTTCAGATCCTGCCCGTCTTCGAGCTGTTCGCGTTCGAGACCGGGCCACTGCGTGATCACCTGTCCGCCGGCGATCGCCTTGCCCATCAGGAACATCACGCTGGCGCGGCCGTGATCGGTGCCGAGGCTACCGTTCTCGCGCGCGTTGCGTCCGAATTCGGTAGTCGCAATCAGCGTCACGCGATAATTGATCGGCCCCTGCATGAGGTCCTGCCAGAACGCGCCGAGGGCGCTGGCGAATTCCGTCATGTTGTCGGCCAGCACGCCACCGATGGAGCCCTGATTGGCGTGCGTGTCCCAACCGTTCGCATCGACGTGCGCCGCTTCGAGTCCGATATCACCTTTGATCATCGTGGCGATCGCACGCAAAGCCTGCCCCAGATTGTCGTTGCGATAGGTGGCGCCGTTGGCCGGGCGATAGCCGTTGAAATCGAGTTTGTTCAGCAGGGCGACCGTCGCCATTCCGTCGATGGCGCTGTCGCGCATCGGCGTCCAGGCGCCGTTGTAGAGGCGCTGCAGCGCCGCCGTGTTGGGAGACGCTACGCCGAACGAGGCCGGCCGTGGCACCGGCAAGCTCTTGGGCGCACCGGCGAGTGTGCGTGGCATGCCGTAGGTGATCGACGTGGCACGCATGGGCGCGGTGGCATCGACCGGCGCGCTGGTCGCGAGATGACGGGCCAGCCACCCCGACTGAATCGTGTAGTCCTCGGGCTTGCCCTGCTCGAGATAGCGCTCGGCCTCGAAGTGCGAACGCGACTTCGTGGCCGACTGTCCGCACGCGTGCACCGCCAGCAGCTCACCCGACAAGTACGGCGCCATCAACGGCGCCATCGTGCGCGGCAGCATGAAGAACGTGCCGAGCGCGAGTCCGCGGTTGGGCGAGTTGCTGTCGGGGCGTGGAATCGCGAGCGTGGGGCGCAACGCGTAGTAGGTGGGATCGGCGTAGGGGGCGACGAGCGTTAACCCGTCGGCACCGCCGCGCAGAAACACCGACACCAGCACATCGCGCACACCGTCTTCGGATTCGGCGAACTGCACCGACGGCAACCACGACGGCAGCGTGGCCGACGCGGCGCCGATCGAGCCGAGTTCGAGAAAGCGGCGCCGACTCACGTGTCGGTATTCGTCGCATGCGACATCATCGCGCGGATGAGTCATGGAGTCGGATGACATCAGCGGACCGTCAGTAGAACTGGAATTCGGGCGCCATCGTGGCGAGGTGCAGCGCGTCGAGCACGCGACTGCGCGAAATGCCGACGGCGAGCCACGCACGCAGCTCCGCGTCGAGATCGGCCGACATCTCGCCACCGAAGAGCCGCGAGCGAATCGCGGCCACGACACCGTCGACCGTTGGCGTGGCGAGAAACGCATCGAGATCCACGATCGTCCAGCCGCCGGTGGTGTTGGCGACCTGCAGCACGGTGTTCACGTTGTTCCACCGGTCGATGATCATTCCCGCCCAGAACTCGGCGCGATCGGGATATCCATCGGGCGTGGGCCATCCGCCGACACGATGGCCCATCGCTTCGAGCGGGAAGTACAGTCCGTCGAAGTCACGACGCACATCGGCCACCGGTACCGCCCGCGCGCCGGTGGTGCGCAACGCCGACACCATGAGATGCATGGGCCGCTTCAACTTGGCCGGTGCGCGCATGAGGTTCTCGCGCGAGAGCACGGCGCGGAGGATGGCCTTGATGTCGCCACCGCTGCGCGTGTACGCCGTGACCACCGCACCGATCTGCGCATCGGTGGGATCGGGGCGCACGAACCAGCGCAGCAGCTTGGCCGCGATGAAGCGTTTGGTGGCGGGATGATTCGCCAGCATCGCGGCAAAGGCGATGCCTTCGTCCATGCCCGCTGTGCCGGTGCCAGGCGTGCGCGCCGGAAAGTTCATCCCGAACACCGTCTTCGCCTCGAAGTCGTGCAGCTCGGCCTTGTACTGGAAGATGCCCTGCCCATCGACGGACCAGCCGGTGAGCACACGGGCGAGTTCGCGCACATCGCCCTGCGTGTAGCCGCCATCCCAGCCCACGGAATGCAGCTCCATCAGTTCGCGCGCGTAGTTCTCGTTGATGCCCCACTTCGTGTTCCACACCTGGTCGAGATACCAGAGCATCGCCGGGCTGCGCATGCTGGCGTTGATCAAATCACTGACCTTGCCGAGCGCGTGTGGACGAATGACCCGCTGCTCGTGAAACAGCTTGAGGCTGTACGCGCCATCGATCGGCACGTGGAAGTGGTCGGACCAGAATTCGACCATGCGCTCGAACAGCGTGCGCTCGGAGAGCATGGCGCGTTCGACCGTCATGCGGCCAAGCGGGCGAATGATCTGGAAGTACGGACTGCCGCTGTCGGCGATGGTCATGGCCTGACGCGGCGTGAGCGCCAGCAGATCGCGGTAGGTGGCGGCGAGATAGCGGTCGCTGGCGGTGTCGTCGATGCGCTGCGGGTTGAGCTGCTCCTCGAGGTAGGCCTCGTAGCCGAGCTCGAAGGCGCGGGCGACTTGGGGGGCGGTGTGGCCGTGCGAGGTCCGGCGCAGCAGCCGGAGCTCGGGCGACGTCCAGAACGCCTGCTGGCCGAGCTGGCTCAGGAGGCCGCCCAGCCGAGCATTGCGGGTCGAGGGAAGCTGGGCAGCAAGGGGAGCCGGGGCGAGTGCGGCCCCGGCCGAGGCCAAAACGGCCCCGCTGGCGGCGGCGCCGAGCCCCGTCTTCAACCATTCCCGGCGGTTGGTCTTCATGGCAGCGAGTATCCTACCCGACGGGCTGCTCTGTCAATGCGCGGGGATCGCATTAGTTTTCCCGTCTTCACACCCAATAGGATCCAGGAGACACAGTGGCCAAGCTGGCAACGTTCGAGACCACCAAGGGGACCCTTGTCGCCGAGTTGTATCCGGCCGAGGCGCCCAAGACCGTAGAGAATTTCGAGAAGCTCGCGAATCAGGGGTTCTATGATGGCGTGAAGTTCCATCGCGTGATCGATGAATTCGTGGTGCAGGGCGGCGACCCGTACTCACGCGATCTGCCCGCGGGCGATCGTCGCGTCGGCACGGGCG
Protein-coding sequences here:
- a CDS encoding sulfite exporter TauE/SafE family protein, which gives rise to MILLLIAIGVGAGVLSGIFGIGGGIVIVPALIYLAKMPPQQAAGTSLAALVLPLGAAVGAMAYYKAGHLQPKDALFIAVGMAIGAYFGAQIATHVDASVLRKMFAALMVAMAVKMWVG
- a CDS encoding M42 family metallopeptidase → MLSESSVAFLKRLLDTPGPSGFEGAPARVWRAEAATFSSVKADVVGNSLATVEGSGGPTILLAGHIDEIGVIVTYIDENGYLYFEPIGGWDPQVLVGQRMRFLGRHGDVFGVIGKKPIHLMKPDEREKASKITDLWVDIGVKNKAEAMEHLEIGDAGVIDARVMEMPNNRIVSRAIDDRIGAFVVLEALRRYAAKPGAARVIAAATAQEEIGYAGGGARVAAQQLDAAMAIAVDVTFATDHPGVEKKELGEHNVGGGPVLTRGSIVHPVVFRLLADTAKKLEIPYSVHAAGRFTSTDADGIHLTRDGVATALLSIPNRYMHSPNELVSLDDLDRAADLIAEACRAVTADTDFTAR
- a CDS encoding HEAT repeat domain-containing protein, giving the protein MGPLGYRRSTPGASSTDSGMQRAVPDGRSSRAVLRALALLIDRVVTVQALRPPEKTREIDAELVMQPLVRDALRQLTARSRDGALLCRIIDGQLVLEGVPIERRLAADDPLLGGLLRRSLTLGIGSITVRQGAAPGELLTLASLLAQPFRTGEDARPLSGDTPTTITRAVTSDEQPRELLRSWSVLVTPLQPGADPMPRITPSSPGVIDDSGIGTSTVGGSAVANALSRLAAARTDDAALAASDLLVELIDGAEFRGDALTIESIARATMQHVHTVGGGGGRLGGERIMRRLLHRTSLRLLATRVPYTPERTITLELMARAGDATVEVLVQELMSSQESQARRAYFDSIVALDLHATMLFDLVRDNRWFVVRNAVALLGEMGVEQADVAMLPLLTHDDDRIRIAAARALMRLGTAKAMHGLHGVIEDQHPEVRRIAAAAYGLPGIGGGGVRPPAARLAAALDKERDEDVALEMLASLGKLGSADAIQRLLRIAQPAAAAEPGERQTNRDAWIRIAALEALVRARGYAVMGAIDSLAGDADPEVAAAVVRLRATIA
- a CDS encoding alpha/beta hydrolase, with the protein product MGHHDLSATPSDTAMSDNSMSDNSMTDGVTQTTELPLYWRADGPPGAPPLLLLHGGPGAHHDYLYPQMRSLSDTYRVITYDQRGGGKSKTDDPTPITWQTQVRDLAQIVTEFGLMPPTIVGYSWGALLAMLYAIQCAKDGDARLAPARLVLVSPAPITRAWRDEFEASLSARGRSATILAMREELAASGLRERDPAAYRQRGFELSVAGYFADPSRSRALTPFRVTGRVQQSVWESLGEFDIRDELRAVHCPTLVIHGRQDPIPLESAAAVAQSLSAEFIALDDCGHVPYVEQPELLFAAIRRFLAESHGSLRSGHAHSTHHDSR
- a CDS encoding PHP domain-containing protein → MDCRSAAFALTQIATLLELHDEDRFSVRAMQTAARVVASHGETDLGQAMARDLAAEDVIAPAAIEVLRDLAMSNGSALLERLQEETPEGLLEMLRVPGLGPSRIRSIHDGLHIDSLLDLELAARDGRLAELPKFGAKTAEKILKGIADLRATGAYVLWQHGRAEAERIAEAIRANPDVLRLEIAGSIRRRMEIVRDVDVVCAVRGSPSVVAASFAQLRGVKEVLGGGGRTLSLRLEDGVRVDVHCVRPEQFALALWRATGSSAHVKQITERAAGLGFVLAGDELRDRDGALVSIPDEPALYARLGLAYVVPEQREAMGEVEAAARGPFPTLITEADLVGALHCHSQYSDGGATISDMANAARARGLRYLGVSDHSQSNTYAGGLARDAILRQHDEIDALNAHYVAQGIGFRVLKGIEADILPCGRVDYDAAFLDRFDFVIGSVHSRYGMNERQMTDRVLKALDDPHLTILGHPTGRLLLTREPYAIDIAAIIEKAGAVGVAVELNADPHRLDIDWRACRIAQEKGALVSIGPDAHSPQGFEHLELGIASARKGWLTPANVLNTRTADEVLAFARARRGGVASTLPPLRVMQG
- the nth gene encoding endonuclease III translates to MAARKTTKTYGQKPSQRAALVSRSPKTKANKLAIATVVLERLKAEYPDAHCELDYRNPFELLCATILSAQCTDVRVNMVTPVLFARYPNAESLSVARQEDVEEIVRTTGFFRAKAKSLIGMGTMLVDRFGGEVPRTVAELVPLPGVGRKTANVVLGNAFGINEGIVVDTHVQRLARRLGLTREADPIGIEKALMPLFPREDWALLSHLLIWHGRRRCFARKPECAACVVREVCPSCEAV
- a CDS encoding VOC family protein, which gives rise to MLGSTQPVAFLAITDVERAQVFYGDVLGLRLISDDPFALVFDLAGVPLRLQKIREFSPHPFTSLGWHVDDATTTIAALRARGVEFERFGFMEQDADGVWTAPGGARVAWFKDPDGNLLSLTQLVAA
- a CDS encoding DUF1501 domain-containing protein, translated to MTHPRDDVACDEYRHVSRRRFLELGSIGAASATLPSWLPSVQFAESEDGVRDVLVSVFLRGGADGLTLVAPYADPTYYALRPTLAIPRPDSNSPNRGLALGTFFMLPRTMAPLMAPYLSGELLAVHACGQSATKSRSHFEAERYLEQGKPEDYTIQSGWLARHLATSAPVDATAPMRATSITYGMPRTLAGAPKSLPVPRPASFGVASPNTAALQRLYNGAWTPMRDSAIDGMATVALLNKLDFNGYRPANGATYRNDNLGQALRAIATMIKGDIGLEAAHVDANGWDTHANQGSIGGVLADNMTEFASALGAFWQDLMQGPINYRVTLIATTEFGRNARENGSLGTDHGRASVMFLMGKAIAGGQVITQWPGLEREQLEDGQDLKVTIDMRDVLAEVVQNRLNNRNLSAIFPDYTPRFRGVTK
- a CDS encoding DUF1800 domain-containing protein; translated protein: MKTNRREWLKTGLGAAASGAVLASAGAALAPAPLAAQLPSTRNARLGGLLSQLGQQAFWTSPELRLLRRTSHGHTAPQVARAFELGYEAYLEEQLNPQRIDDTASDRYLAATYRDLLALTPRQAMTIADSGSPYFQIIRPLGRMTVERAMLSERTLFERMVEFWSDHFHVPIDGAYSLKLFHEQRVIRPHALGKVSDLINASMRSPAMLWYLDQVWNTKWGINENYARELMELHSVGWDGGYTQGDVRELARVLTGWSVDGQGIFQYKAELHDFEAKTVFGMNFPARTPGTGTAGMDEGIAFAAMLANHPATKRFIAAKLLRWFVRPDPTDAQIGAVVTAYTRSGGDIKAILRAVLSRENLMRAPAKLKRPMHLMVSALRTTGARAVPVADVRRDFDGLYFPLEAMGHRVGGWPTPDGYPDRAEFWAGMIIDRWNNVNTVLQVANTTGGWTIVDLDAFLATPTVDGVVAAIRSRLFGGEMSADLDAELRAWLAVGISRSRVLDALHLATMAPEFQFY